The proteins below come from a single Cricetulus griseus strain 17A/GY chromosome 6, alternate assembly CriGri-PICRH-1.0, whole genome shotgun sequence genomic window:
- the Mapkbp1 gene encoding mitogen-activated protein kinase-binding protein 1 isoform X2, with amino-acid sequence MMAGEGSTITSRIKNLLRSPSIKLRRSKTGNRREDLSSKVTLEKVLGVTVSGGSGLACDPRSGLVAYPAGCVVVLFNPRKHKQHHILNSSRKTITALAFSPDGKFLVTGESGHMPAVRVWDVTERSQVAELQEHKYGVACVAFSPSAKYIVSVGYQHDMIVNVWAWKKNIVVASNKVSSRVTAVSFSEDCSYFVTAGNRHIKFWYLDDSKTSKVNATVPLLGRSGLLGELRNNLFTDVACGRGKKADSTFCITSSGLLCEFSDRRLLDKWVELRTTVAHCISVSQEYIFCGCADGTVRLFNPSNLHFLSTLPRPHALGTDIASITEASRLFSGGANARYPDTIALTFDPTNQWLSCVYNDHSIYVWDVRDPKKVGKVYSALYHSSCVWSVEVYPEVKDSNQACLPPSSFITCSSDNTIRLWNTESSGVHGSTLHRNILSNDLIKIIYVDGNTQALLDTELPGGDKADGSLMDPRVGIRSVCISPNGQHLASGDRMGTLRVHELQSLSEMLKVEAHDSEILCLEYSKPDTGLKLLASASRDRLIHVLDAGREYSLQQTLDEHSSSITAVKFAASDGQVRMISCGADKSIYFRTAQKSGEGVQFTRTHHVVRKTTLYDMDVEPSWKYTAIGCQDRNIRIFNISSGKQKKLFKGSQGEDGTLIKVQTDPSGIYIATSCSDKNLSIFDFSSGECVATMFGHSEIVTGMKFSNDCKHLISVSGDSCIFVWRLSSEMTISMRQRLAELRQRQRGGKQQGPTSPQRASGPKQHQAPVVPPSGPALSSDSDKEGEDEGTEEEELPALPILGKSTKKEPASVSSPALLRSLSHWEMSRAQENMEFLGPTPVANTGPKRRGRWAQPGVELSVRSMLDLRQLETLAPSPRGPSQDSLAVSPSGPGKHGSQPPELSCDSQKEKAPRLQASQPCSCPHIIRLLSQEEGVFAQDLEPAPIEDGIVYPEPSDSPTMDTSAFQVQAPTRGSLGRVYPGTRGSEKHSPDSACSVDYSSSRLSSPEHPNEDSESTEPLSVDGISSDLEEPAEGDEEEEEEGGTGLCGLQGGSPHTPDQEQFLKQHFETLANGAAPGGPARVLERTESRSISSRFLLQVQTSPLRESSLSSSSLALMSRPDQVSQISGDQLKGNGATPPGAPPEMEPSSGNSGPQQVAPVLLPRRRSNLDNSWAPKKMATTCPLAQLQKAQSVHSLVPQELALSLQQCEQLVAELQGNVRQAVQLYHLVTSCKTPSAEHSHITRLLRDTFSSVRQELEALTGAVLSSPGGSPGAVGAEQTQALLEQYSELLLRAVERRMERRL; translated from the exons GTGACATTGGAGAAGGTGCTGGGAGTAACAGTGTCTGGAGGCAGCGGACTGGCTTGTGATCCCCGATCAGGTTTAGTTGCCTACCCTGCTGG GTGTGTTGTTGTGCTGTTCAACCCCCGGAAACACAAACAGCACCATATCCTCAACAGTTCCAG GAAAACCATTACTGCCCTCGCCTTCTCCCCTGATGGCAAGTTCTTGGTCACTGGTGAG AGTGGGCACATGCCTGCTGTGCGGGTTTGGGATGTGACTGAACGGAGCCAGGTGGCAGAACTACAGGAGCACAAGTATGGCGTGGCCTGTGTGGCCTTCTCCCCTAGTGCCAAGTACATTGTGTCTGTGGGTTACCAGCACGATATGATTGTCAACGTGTGGGCCTGGAAG AAAAACATCGTTGTAGCCTCCAACAAAGTATCTAGTCGGGTGACCGCAGTGTCCTTTTCTGAAGACTGCAGCTACTTTGTCACCGCGGGCAACAGGCACATCAAGTTCTGGTATCTCGATGACAGTAAGACCTCAAAG GTGAATGCCACTGTGCCCCTGCTGGGCCGCTCGGGACTGCTGGGGGAACTGCGGAACAACCTGTTCACTGATGTGGCCTGTGGCCGAGGAAAAAAGGCCGACAGCACTTTCTGCATCACATCATCTGGACTGCTATGCGAATTCAGCGACCGCAGGCTTCTGGACAAATGGGTGGAGCTGAGA ACCACTGTGGCCCACTGCATCTCTGTGAGCCAAGAATACATCTTCTGTGGCTGTGCTGATGGCACCGTGCGTCTTTTCAATCCCTCCAACCTGCACTTCCTCAGTACCCTACCCAGACCCCATGCCCTGGGAACAGACATTGCTAGCATCACTGAGGCCAG TCGCCTCTTCTCTGGAGGGGCCAATGCCAGGTACCCAGACACCATTGCCTTGACCTTTGATCCAACTAATCAGTGGCTGTCTTGTGTATACAACGACCACAGCATCTATGTTTGGGATGTGAGGGACCCCAAGAAAGTGGGCAAGGTGTACTCAGCTCTGTATCATTCTTCCTGTGTCTGGAGTGTGGAG GTCTACCCCGAAGTAAAGGACAGCAATCAGGCCTGTCTGCCCCCCAGTTCCTTTATTACCTGCTCCTCAGACAACACCATCCGCCTGTGGAACACGGAGAGCTCTGGGGTACATGGCTCTACCCTGCACCGAAACATCCTCAGCAAT GATCTCATTAAGATCATTTATGTGGATGGGAACACTCAGGCTCTGCTGGACACTGAGCTACCTGGAGGAGACAAAGCTGATGGGTCCCTGATGGATCCTCGAGTAGGCATCCGTTCTGTGTGCATCAGCCCCAACGGACAACACCTAGCTTCAGGAGACCGCATGGGGACGCTTAG GGTGCATGAGCTGCAGTCCCTGAGTGAAATGTTGAAGGTGGAAGCCCATGACTCTGAGATCCTGTGCCTGGAGTACTCTAAGCCAGACACAG GTTTGAAGCTGCTGGCCTCAGCAAGCCGGGACCGTCTGATCCATGTGCTGGATGCTGGGCGGGAGTATAGTCTACAACAGACACTAGACGAGCATTCATCCTCCATCACTGCTGTCAAATTTGCAG CCAGTGATGGGCAAGTGCGCATGATCAGCTGTGGAGCAGACAAGAGCATTTACTTCCGAACGGCGCAGAAG TCTGGAGAAGGAGTACAGTTTACACGAACACACCACGTGGTACGGAAGACAACCCTCTATGACATGGATGTAGAGCCCAGCTGGAAATACACAGCCATTGGCTGCCAAGACCGAAATATTCG TATCTTTAACATCAGTAGTGGGAAGCAGAAAAAGCTGTTTAAAGGGTCACAGGGTGAGGACGGGACTCTCATTAAG GTGCAGACAGACCCCTCGGGGATCTACATTGCCACCAGCTGTTCTGATAAGAACCTCTCCATTTTTGACTTCTCCTCAGGTGAATGTGTGGCCACTATGTTTGGTCACTCAG AGATTGTCACTGGCATGAAATTTAGTAACGATTGCAAACATCTCATCTCTGTGTCAGGGGACAG CTGCATATTTGTCTGGCGCCTGAGCTCTGAGATGACCATCAGCATGAGGCAGCGCCTGGCTGAGTTGCGCCAGCGTCAGCGAGGGGGCAAGCAGCAAGGACCAACCTCTCCCCAAAGGGCTTCTGGACCCAAACA GCACCAGGCTCCAGTGGTACCTCCTTCTGGACCAGCTCTTTCATCAGACAGTGACAAGGAGGGAGAAGATGAGGGTACTGAAGAAGAAGAACTGCCAGCTCTACCCATTCTTGGCAAGAGTACCAAGAAAGAGCCAG CCTCAGTCTCTAGTCCAGCCTTGCTCCGAAGCCTGTCCCACTGGGAAATGAGTCGG GCGCAAGAGAATATGGAGTTCCTGGGCCCAACTCCTGTAGCTAACACAGGACCCAAAAGAAGAGGGCGCTGGGCTCAGCCAGGTGTGGAGCTGAGTGTTCGCTCTATGCTGGACTTGAGACAGCTGGAGACCCTGGCCCCAAGCCCTCGAGGTCCCAGCCAGGATTCACTGGCTGTGTCCCCATCTGGTCCTGGGAAGCATGGTTCACAGCCCCCTGAGCTCTCATGTGATAGCCAG AAGGAAAAGGCTCCTCGGCTTCAGGCTTCCCAACCCTGTTCCTGCCCCCACATTATCCGATTGTTATCACAAGAGGAAGGAGTCTTTGCCCAAGATCTGGAGCCTGCACCCATTGAAGATGGTATTGTCTACCCGGAACCCAGTGACAGCCCTACCATGGATACCAG TGCGTTCCAGGTGCAGGCTCCAACCAGAGGATCCCTAGGAAGAGTCTACCCAGGCACCAGGGGCTCAGAAAAACACAGTCCTGACAGTGCGTGCTCTGTAGACTACAGCAGCAGCCGGCTTTCCAGCCCCGAACACCCCAATGAAG ACTCTGAGAGCACAGAGCCCCTAAGTGTGGATGGCATCTCCTCAGACCTTGAAGAGCCAGCCGAGGgtgatgaagaagaggaagaggagggaggcacTGGCCTCTGTGGGCTACAAGGAGGCAGCCCTCATACCCCGGATCAGGAACAGTTTCTGAAACAGCACTTTGAGACGCTAGCCAATGGGGCTGCTCCAG GGGGTCCAGCACGGGTCCTGGAAAGGACAGAGTCTCGGAGCATCTCATCCCGATTCCTGCTGCAAGTGCAGACCTCCCCACTCAG GGAATCATCTTTGTCGTCCTCAAGCTTGGCCCTGATGTCAAGACCTGACCAGGTGTCACAGATATCTGGTGACCAGCTGAAAGGCAATGGTGCCACTCCCCCAGGAGCACCCCCAGAAATGGAACCCTCTTCTGGCAACTCCGGCCCTCAGCAGGTGGCTCCTGTGCTGTTGCCACGAAGGCGTAGCAACCTCGACAACAGCTGGGCCCCCAAGAAAATGGCTACAACCTGCCCCTTAGCTCAACTCCAGAAAGCCCAGTCTGTGCACAGCCTTGTTCCACAGG AACTGGCCTTGAGTCTGCAACAATGTGAACAGCTTGTGGCAGAGCTCCAGGGGAATGTACGCCAGGCAGTGCAGCTCTACCACTTG GTGACCAGCTGTAAGACACCTTCAGCAGAGCACAGCCACATCACCCGTCTCCTGAGGGACACCTTCTCTTCAGTGCGGCAGGAACTAGAGGCCCTGACTGGAGCTGTGCTGTCTAGCCCGGGCGGCAGCCCCGGGGCTGTGGGGGCTGAGCAAACTCAAGCCCTGTTGGAGCAGTACTCAGAGCTATTACTTCGAGCTGTGGAGCGGCGTATGGAGCGCAGACTTTGA
- the Mapkbp1 gene encoding mitogen-activated protein kinase-binding protein 1 isoform X1 — protein sequence MMAGEGSTITSRIKNLLRSPSIKLRRSKTGNRREDLSSKVTLEKVLGVTVSGGSGLACDPRSGLVAYPAGCVVVLFNPRKHKQHHILNSSRKTITALAFSPDGKFLVTGESGHMPAVRVWDVTERSQVAELQEHKYGVACVAFSPSAKYIVSVGYQHDMIVNVWAWKKNIVVASNKVSSRVTAVSFSEDCSYFVTAGNRHIKFWYLDDSKTSKVNATVPLLGRSGLLGELRNNLFTDVACGRGKKADSTFCITSSGLLCEFSDRRLLDKWVELRTTVAHCISVSQEYIFCGCADGTVRLFNPSNLHFLSTLPRPHALGTDIASITEASRLFSGGANARYPDTIALTFDPTNQWLSCVYNDHSIYVWDVRDPKKVGKVYSALYHSSCVWSVEVYPEVKDSNQACLPPSSFITCSSDNTIRLWNTESSGVHGSTLHRNILSNDLIKIIYVDGNTQALLDTELPGGDKADGSLMDPRVGIRSVCISPNGQHLASGDRMGTLRVHELQSLSEMLKVEAHDSEILCLEYSKPDTGLKLLASASRDRLIHVLDAGREYSLQQTLDEHSSSITAVKFAASDGQVRMISCGADKSIYFRTAQKSGEGVQFTRTHHVVRKTTLYDMDVEPSWKYTAIGCQDRNIRIFNISSGKQKKLFKGSQGEDGTLIKVQTDPSGIYIATSCSDKNLSIFDFSSGECVATMFGHSEIVTGMKFSNDCKHLISVSGDSCIFVWRLSSEMTISMRQRLAELRQRQRGGKQQGPTSPQRASGPKQHQAPVVPPSGPALSSDSDKEGEDEGTEEEELPALPILGKSTKKEPASVSSPALLRSLSHWEMSRAQENMEFLGPTPVANTGPKRRGRWAQPGVELSVRSMLDLRQLETLAPSPRGPSQDSLAVSPSGPGKHGSQPPELSCDSQKEKAPRLQASQPCSCPHIIRLLSQEEGVFAQDLEPAPIEDGIVYPEPSDSPTMDTSAFQVQAPTRGSLGRVYPGTRGSEKHSPDSACSVDYSSSRLSSPEHPNEDSESTEPLSVDGISSDLEEPAEGDEEEEEEGGTGLCGLQGGSPHTPDQEQFLKQHFETLANGAAPGGPARVLERTESRSISSRFLLQVQTSPLRESSLSSSSLALMSRPDQVSQISGDQLKGNGATPPGAPPEMEPSSGNSGPQQVAPVLLPRRRSNLDNSWAPKKMATTCPLAQLQKAQSVHSLVPQDEVPSSRPLLFREVEIQGSLGSLPQADSCLSQTHSYQNPTTTNTAKLARSISVGENPGLATEPQAPAPVRISPLNKLALPSRAHLVLDIPKPLPDRPTLTTFSPVTKGRVHNEAEQSGSLVSLGKAHTTFERRAYSGEGATPKPRTEGQGDPGPNHPCALPVSNLLQGPESFQPPSPEKTANPMECTRPGAALSQDSELALSLQQCEQLVAELQGNVRQAVQLYHLVTSCKTPSAEHSHITRLLRDTFSSVRQELEALTGAVLSSPGGSPGAVGAEQTQALLEQYSELLLRAVERRMERRL from the exons GTGACATTGGAGAAGGTGCTGGGAGTAACAGTGTCTGGAGGCAGCGGACTGGCTTGTGATCCCCGATCAGGTTTAGTTGCCTACCCTGCTGG GTGTGTTGTTGTGCTGTTCAACCCCCGGAAACACAAACAGCACCATATCCTCAACAGTTCCAG GAAAACCATTACTGCCCTCGCCTTCTCCCCTGATGGCAAGTTCTTGGTCACTGGTGAG AGTGGGCACATGCCTGCTGTGCGGGTTTGGGATGTGACTGAACGGAGCCAGGTGGCAGAACTACAGGAGCACAAGTATGGCGTGGCCTGTGTGGCCTTCTCCCCTAGTGCCAAGTACATTGTGTCTGTGGGTTACCAGCACGATATGATTGTCAACGTGTGGGCCTGGAAG AAAAACATCGTTGTAGCCTCCAACAAAGTATCTAGTCGGGTGACCGCAGTGTCCTTTTCTGAAGACTGCAGCTACTTTGTCACCGCGGGCAACAGGCACATCAAGTTCTGGTATCTCGATGACAGTAAGACCTCAAAG GTGAATGCCACTGTGCCCCTGCTGGGCCGCTCGGGACTGCTGGGGGAACTGCGGAACAACCTGTTCACTGATGTGGCCTGTGGCCGAGGAAAAAAGGCCGACAGCACTTTCTGCATCACATCATCTGGACTGCTATGCGAATTCAGCGACCGCAGGCTTCTGGACAAATGGGTGGAGCTGAGA ACCACTGTGGCCCACTGCATCTCTGTGAGCCAAGAATACATCTTCTGTGGCTGTGCTGATGGCACCGTGCGTCTTTTCAATCCCTCCAACCTGCACTTCCTCAGTACCCTACCCAGACCCCATGCCCTGGGAACAGACATTGCTAGCATCACTGAGGCCAG TCGCCTCTTCTCTGGAGGGGCCAATGCCAGGTACCCAGACACCATTGCCTTGACCTTTGATCCAACTAATCAGTGGCTGTCTTGTGTATACAACGACCACAGCATCTATGTTTGGGATGTGAGGGACCCCAAGAAAGTGGGCAAGGTGTACTCAGCTCTGTATCATTCTTCCTGTGTCTGGAGTGTGGAG GTCTACCCCGAAGTAAAGGACAGCAATCAGGCCTGTCTGCCCCCCAGTTCCTTTATTACCTGCTCCTCAGACAACACCATCCGCCTGTGGAACACGGAGAGCTCTGGGGTACATGGCTCTACCCTGCACCGAAACATCCTCAGCAAT GATCTCATTAAGATCATTTATGTGGATGGGAACACTCAGGCTCTGCTGGACACTGAGCTACCTGGAGGAGACAAAGCTGATGGGTCCCTGATGGATCCTCGAGTAGGCATCCGTTCTGTGTGCATCAGCCCCAACGGACAACACCTAGCTTCAGGAGACCGCATGGGGACGCTTAG GGTGCATGAGCTGCAGTCCCTGAGTGAAATGTTGAAGGTGGAAGCCCATGACTCTGAGATCCTGTGCCTGGAGTACTCTAAGCCAGACACAG GTTTGAAGCTGCTGGCCTCAGCAAGCCGGGACCGTCTGATCCATGTGCTGGATGCTGGGCGGGAGTATAGTCTACAACAGACACTAGACGAGCATTCATCCTCCATCACTGCTGTCAAATTTGCAG CCAGTGATGGGCAAGTGCGCATGATCAGCTGTGGAGCAGACAAGAGCATTTACTTCCGAACGGCGCAGAAG TCTGGAGAAGGAGTACAGTTTACACGAACACACCACGTGGTACGGAAGACAACCCTCTATGACATGGATGTAGAGCCCAGCTGGAAATACACAGCCATTGGCTGCCAAGACCGAAATATTCG TATCTTTAACATCAGTAGTGGGAAGCAGAAAAAGCTGTTTAAAGGGTCACAGGGTGAGGACGGGACTCTCATTAAG GTGCAGACAGACCCCTCGGGGATCTACATTGCCACCAGCTGTTCTGATAAGAACCTCTCCATTTTTGACTTCTCCTCAGGTGAATGTGTGGCCACTATGTTTGGTCACTCAG AGATTGTCACTGGCATGAAATTTAGTAACGATTGCAAACATCTCATCTCTGTGTCAGGGGACAG CTGCATATTTGTCTGGCGCCTGAGCTCTGAGATGACCATCAGCATGAGGCAGCGCCTGGCTGAGTTGCGCCAGCGTCAGCGAGGGGGCAAGCAGCAAGGACCAACCTCTCCCCAAAGGGCTTCTGGACCCAAACA GCACCAGGCTCCAGTGGTACCTCCTTCTGGACCAGCTCTTTCATCAGACAGTGACAAGGAGGGAGAAGATGAGGGTACTGAAGAAGAAGAACTGCCAGCTCTACCCATTCTTGGCAAGAGTACCAAGAAAGAGCCAG CCTCAGTCTCTAGTCCAGCCTTGCTCCGAAGCCTGTCCCACTGGGAAATGAGTCGG GCGCAAGAGAATATGGAGTTCCTGGGCCCAACTCCTGTAGCTAACACAGGACCCAAAAGAAGAGGGCGCTGGGCTCAGCCAGGTGTGGAGCTGAGTGTTCGCTCTATGCTGGACTTGAGACAGCTGGAGACCCTGGCCCCAAGCCCTCGAGGTCCCAGCCAGGATTCACTGGCTGTGTCCCCATCTGGTCCTGGGAAGCATGGTTCACAGCCCCCTGAGCTCTCATGTGATAGCCAG AAGGAAAAGGCTCCTCGGCTTCAGGCTTCCCAACCCTGTTCCTGCCCCCACATTATCCGATTGTTATCACAAGAGGAAGGAGTCTTTGCCCAAGATCTGGAGCCTGCACCCATTGAAGATGGTATTGTCTACCCGGAACCCAGTGACAGCCCTACCATGGATACCAG TGCGTTCCAGGTGCAGGCTCCAACCAGAGGATCCCTAGGAAGAGTCTACCCAGGCACCAGGGGCTCAGAAAAACACAGTCCTGACAGTGCGTGCTCTGTAGACTACAGCAGCAGCCGGCTTTCCAGCCCCGAACACCCCAATGAAG ACTCTGAGAGCACAGAGCCCCTAAGTGTGGATGGCATCTCCTCAGACCTTGAAGAGCCAGCCGAGGgtgatgaagaagaggaagaggagggaggcacTGGCCTCTGTGGGCTACAAGGAGGCAGCCCTCATACCCCGGATCAGGAACAGTTTCTGAAACAGCACTTTGAGACGCTAGCCAATGGGGCTGCTCCAG GGGGTCCAGCACGGGTCCTGGAAAGGACAGAGTCTCGGAGCATCTCATCCCGATTCCTGCTGCAAGTGCAGACCTCCCCACTCAG GGAATCATCTTTGTCGTCCTCAAGCTTGGCCCTGATGTCAAGACCTGACCAGGTGTCACAGATATCTGGTGACCAGCTGAAAGGCAATGGTGCCACTCCCCCAGGAGCACCCCCAGAAATGGAACCCTCTTCTGGCAACTCCGGCCCTCAGCAGGTGGCTCCTGTGCTGTTGCCACGAAGGCGTAGCAACCTCGACAACAGCTGGGCCCCCAAGAAAATGGCTACAACCTGCCCCTTAGCTCAACTCCAGAAAGCCCAGTCTGTGCACAGCCTTGTTCCACAGG ATGAGGTGCCTTCATCACGTCCACTGCTCTTCCGGGAGGTGGAGATCCAGGGCAGCTTAGGATCCCTGCCACAAGCTGATAGCTGCCTATCTCAGACACACTCCTACcagaaccccaccaccaccaatacgGCCAAGCTAGCTCGTAGCATTTCTGTTGGGGAGAACCCGGGCCTGGCGACTGAACCTCAAGCTCCTGCACCAGTCCGAATCTCACCGCTCAACAAACTAGCTTTGCCTAGCCGGGCTCACCTTGTCCTGGACATCCCCAAACCACTGCCTGACCGTCCTACTTTGACCACATTCTCACCTGTAACCAAGGGCCGAGTCCATAATGAAGCAGAACAATCTGGCTCCCTGGTGAGCCTAGGAAAGGCTCACACTACATTTGAAAGGCGGGCCTATTCAGGGGAGGGTGCCACTCCTAAACCTAGGACAGAGGGCCAGGGTGACCCTGGCCCCAACCACCCCTGTGCCCTGCCGGTCAGCAACCTCCTCCAAGGCCCTGAGAGCTTTCAGCCCCCATCCCCTGAGAAGACTGCTAACCCCATGGAGTGCACCAGGCCAGGGGCAGCCCTGAGCCAGGACTCAG AACTGGCCTTGAGTCTGCAACAATGTGAACAGCTTGTGGCAGAGCTCCAGGGGAATGTACGCCAGGCAGTGCAGCTCTACCACTTG GTGACCAGCTGTAAGACACCTTCAGCAGAGCACAGCCACATCACCCGTCTCCTGAGGGACACCTTCTCTTCAGTGCGGCAGGAACTAGAGGCCCTGACTGGAGCTGTGCTGTCTAGCCCGGGCGGCAGCCCCGGGGCTGTGGGGGCTGAGCAAACTCAAGCCCTGTTGGAGCAGTACTCAGAGCTATTACTTCGAGCTGTGGAGCGGCGTATGGAGCGCAGACTTTGA